GCTAATAAATTATCTACTCATCGGATCGCTTCAAAAACTTCTTCAATTCGTTTGCAGTTACTATCTACCGTTTCATAGTTGTTAGTATTAAGTTAGAAAAGAATACAAAGTTTTATAGGTTTTTAAAACTTACGCACTACGAATAAAACTGAGGCTTTGAAAACCTAAAGCAGAAGAATGAGCAACATCTATCTTCTGACGTAAGTGACAACTAACCACATCACAGAGTTGAAAATTACGTACTATCCATCTTATTCATTGTTGAGTTAACTCATTTAAGTAACTACTGCTACAAGGTTACTGCGATCGCCCATATTTACCTAAGTTCCACTGATATCTAATTAGTAGGAGATACCTCATGACGTCAATATTTCCTCACAATCAAACTTACTTTCTCAGTTTCAAAGGATATTTGTATAAAATCAACCAAAGAATTTCAAATACACCAGAACGAGCGTTAGAACAAGCTTATAAGTCTGTGTTAAAAATTAAGGAACTAGAAGATGAGTATTTTGGTGGAAGAAAAATTTCAGTTGAATCTAGTAAACAGAGTGTTTATATTAGCTCTTTTGTAAGAACTAATCTAGATAAACACCTAAATATTGCCAAGTTACGACTTACAGAATTTAACGCAAGTTCATTTATTCTTGGTAATTTAACTCAAAATCATGTATTTAAGTTAAAGATCATTGACGAGGTATTAGCAAAGTACGCACCCAAACAAGATATATCTTCAGCTTTGGTAGACACAACTAAAGTAGGGAATCTTGTGAAAAATGGTAGCGATCGCGCCTACTCATCTACTATCAATGTTCATACTGAAGGCGTTAGTGATAAAACAGGAGCCGTACCCAGATCAATTGGCAGAACTATCAATCGTATTAAAAAAGACTTCAACCCTCAAGCTGAAGCAGAAGTACTGCAACAATTCCGTAGTTCGCGAACTAAAACACTCATTGCTGTTAAATTTCTAATTCTTTTAATAGCTATCCCTCTAGTCACACAACAAGTCTCTAAACATTTTTTAATTAGCCCAATCGTTGAACGTGTTAGAGGCGAACAAACTCAGTTTCTCAACTACGAAATGAAAGAAGAAGCCATGCGCGAACTGCAAAGCTTTGAAGACGGTTTAAGATTTAATAATCTAATTACGGCAACCCCAACACTTTCACCAGCAGTGATTGAAGAAAAAGTCAAAGAAAAAGCAACTGAAATTGCGCAAGAATATCATCATAAAAGTCATAGTGCAATTAGTAATGTATTTGCTGATTTAATTGCTGTTGCTGCTTTCATATTTGTCTTACTAATAAGCAAGAAGCAAATTATTGTTCTCAAGTCTTTTATGGATGAAATTGTTTATGGTCTTAGTGATAGTGCTAAAGCTTTTATCATTATTTTGTTCACAGATATCTTTGTCGGTTTTCACTCACCTCATGGCTGGGAAGTTGTGTTAGAAGGAATTGCTAATCACTTGGGTATTGCAGCAAATAGAAGCATCATGTTCCTTTTTATTGCCACATTTCCAGTTATTTTAGACACTATTTTCAAATACTGGATTTTTAGATATCTCAGTAGAATTTCTCCTTCAGCAGTAGCAACTCTAAGAAACATGAATGAATAACACCTTGTGTTCTAGCCTAACGCCTGCGGCTAACGGCAAACTCTATAGAGAATACAATGCGGTTGATTCAATGAGTTCTCTTTTTAAGAATATACTGGAGGTCAAACATGAAATTGCCAATCAACAAAAAAGTTCGTTCGCGCAGACACGCTTGGCAACAAAAGGCTGTTACACACAGAAAATCAGTATTTCGTTTTCAGAATTCTCCTCATCATAAAAATGTTTCTTCAAGATCGTTCAAAGAGAAATTTCATATTTACACTGGCGAGCAACTAAATTGGTATCAAGTAATAATTCGTCTTGCAAGTTCAGTTATTCCTGGAATTTTACCGTGGGTACTTCTATGTGGAGGATATGGCTTTCTCATTGCGCTCATCAATCATTTTGGTTATCTATCAGTTTTCCGTGACAATAAAGTGGTTCCTAATGTTGTTTTGATTTTAAATATTGTACTGAGCTTGTTATTAGTTTTTCGGACAAATACAGCACATGAGCGCTTTTGGGAAGGGCGTAAACTGTGGGGAGCAATGGTGAATACTGTGCGTAACTTAGCACGAGGTATTTGGATAGTTGTTGAAGAAAGAGAACCTGGCGATCGCGAAGATAAAGCAGCTGCATTACGCTTAGTTGTTGCCTTCTCAGTTGCTATGAAGTTACACCTACGTAGAGATCCCGTTAATCCTGAGTTAGTGCCATTAATGACACCCTTACAATATCACAAGCTTGAATTCATCAATCATCCTCCACTAGAAATTGCTTTTTGGATCGGAGATTATCTTCAACACCAATACGAACGCCAATTTGTAAATGTTTTTCAACTCACAGCTTTACATGAGTTACTTGATGACATGGTAGATATTTTAGGAGGTTGCGAACGGATTTTAAAAACTCCTGTTCCTCTAATTTATACTATTGTTCTCAAAACTTTGTTGATATTATATTTCCTTTTATTACCTATAGAAATTGTTGCTGGACTAACTTGGTGGACGAGTCCAATTCTAGCTTTTATCAGCTTTATTTTACTCGGAATTGATGAAATTGGTGCAGAAATTGAAGAGCCTTTTGGGCACGATCCTAATGACTTACCATTAGATTTTATTTGTAATACAATGCTGCGAAATGTTGATGACTTGATTACTCTTTCTCCCATTCGTCGTCAAACTTACGAAAAGCTGAGAAGAGTTGCTTAACCTCTACTCTCTAAGATTTAAAAAAATATTATGGAGAAGTGAAAACAATGAATATACTACAAAGCAAAATGAAGATTGGTGCTACTAGCGTAGTAACTTTTACACAAATTGATTTATATTTTATGGCTATATCAAAATTTAATATGCTTCAACAAATACGCCAGTGGTTAAATTGTACTGCAATTCAAAATCCCAGCTTAGCACGTCGTTTATGTCAGCTTATTCTTGCACATTGTCCTTTTGAGTGCAACGTACAAGTTTTTAGGCGGACTTTTTACATTAGATCTCCTGCATGAATCACAGATGCCCTATGACTAAAGTCGGGGCTATCCAAGCCAAGTGTACCTTCATACACTAAAATAAGATTTTTATGGGTAAGTCCACGGAGGTGGACTTTGTTTATTCAGCTAGTGAATTTATACGAGATCGCATTCACGCA
The sequence above is drawn from the Gloeocapsopsis sp. IPPAS B-1203 genome and encodes:
- a CDS encoding proton extrusion protein PcxA; this translates as MTSIFPHNQTYFLSFKGYLYKINQRISNTPERALEQAYKSVLKIKELEDEYFGGRKISVESSKQSVYISSFVRTNLDKHLNIAKLRLTEFNASSFILGNLTQNHVFKLKIIDEVLAKYAPKQDISSALVDTTKVGNLVKNGSDRAYSSTINVHTEGVSDKTGAVPRSIGRTINRIKKDFNPQAEAEVLQQFRSSRTKTLIAVKFLILLIAIPLVTQQVSKHFLISPIVERVRGEQTQFLNYEMKEEAMRELQSFEDGLRFNNLITATPTLSPAVIEEKVKEKATEIAQEYHHKSHSAISNVFADLIAVAAFIFVLLISKKQIIVLKSFMDEIVYGLSDSAKAFIIILFTDIFVGFHSPHGWEVVLEGIANHLGIAANRSIMFLFIATFPVILDTIFKYWIFRYLSRISPSAVATLRNMNE
- a CDS encoding Mo-dependent nitrogenase C-terminal domain-containing protein, with the translated sequence MLQQIRQWLNCTAIQNPSLARRLCQLILAHCPFECNVQVFRRTFYIRSPA
- a CDS encoding bestrophin family ion channel, giving the protein MKLPINKKVRSRRHAWQQKAVTHRKSVFRFQNSPHHKNVSSRSFKEKFHIYTGEQLNWYQVIIRLASSVIPGILPWVLLCGGYGFLIALINHFGYLSVFRDNKVVPNVVLILNIVLSLLLVFRTNTAHERFWEGRKLWGAMVNTVRNLARGIWIVVEEREPGDREDKAAALRLVVAFSVAMKLHLRRDPVNPELVPLMTPLQYHKLEFINHPPLEIAFWIGDYLQHQYERQFVNVFQLTALHELLDDMVDILGGCERILKTPVPLIYTIVLKTLLILYFLLLPIEIVAGLTWWTSPILAFISFILLGIDEIGAEIEEPFGHDPNDLPLDFICNTMLRNVDDLITLSPIRRQTYEKLRRVA